The genomic DNA GACACAGAGTGTAACTACTTTGTTGGTTTCTTCCTGAAATAAATGTACCAACTTACAAAAAGAAATAATGTCAAACAATCTTTGAGTTTTTTGAATTGTTGGATTATATCTAAACACCAAATAGattcatactgtgtgtgtgtgtgtgtgtgtgtgtgtgtgtgtgtgtgtgtgtgtgtgtgtgtgtgtatcacgtGAAAGTGTCTCCCTGTGGTCAGAGAACCTTCTGGAAGATATGAATTCAAAGTCACACTTGGGAAGAGTGGGAAAAGACTAGCCTGACCAAACCCACTCCTTAAATCTCAGTCAATGGCCTCCTTGCCAGACTGACctactaccctggaaatccagagttctcgtgagAGCACCATTtaaattgtctctgcgagacacccTGGCAATTAGCTTGTTAGTTTTACCCTTTACCCCTTGCATTgcgaggaaccaatcacatcagtgtatctgatataggcggtcCAGAggtgagctaaacagatgacgacagcgctgcaacgaatCAATCAGTAAACactggtcgtagtgttatctaaTTGCGTCGAAAGtctggaatcagtcagtaaacattggtcagattttcaaatgcatgcttggtgccccctcgagttgggccattacattagtcatggccagacccttaatttttctagattaccagggtttGGAATCTCCAGGCGACTGACCTACAGAGCCAATTGAAATTTGCTGACAGGTTCGTCTGGATTCTCCCAGTCTAGGGAAAGATAACGCCACAGTTATGGAATGTAACTGAATAATAAATGTTGAGTGTACACACTCTCcctactcacatacacacacaagtgtaaaTCCACACATGTACCCACATACATTTATTCACACCTTCACAAAGTatgtttgcatatgtaaacattaaattacagaaaacttgtaataaatgtttttctcatattaatgtaagtaatcaactggtgaagtttcatagtgatgtCTGCTAGTTAAATatgttaccctattcacctgtagtgtctcgccttaaaggtgctctaagcgatgctgggtaacgtcacttctgttgactttcaaacaaaacagagagctagctcgctacttcctcaccctccctcccgtgctgctcccgtgcaattgaaactctcctaaacgtgcatctcttctgtgatttgctggaacagtttgtttttatgggctaggtttgcccaggctgtttttgttgctgtttatggAGCGtaggctgtccacagagatcgtgtttttttacagtgtattcaggacacagacagctagcggttggttaggtgatgtttgcagtaagtgacataaaatgtttaagCCTAAAAAAcatgtggcatcgcttagagcaggggttcccaaacttttccatgacaaggccccccaaataccactaggttctggccaaggacccccgtgatgtgttattaaacccatcgacaaaactacggcaaatgtaaaaatacattaagctaatcctaataactattttagccacaagcacttcgtgatggagcatacagtgcgtaaaaattgtatttggggctttctgctatatgagagctatcactctactattattcacagtcattatcatggaaaatataatgttcagaaatgcgacacattattataatggcattgtataacaaccctcatagtaatgggTATGTTTtaaatttttcaaatgtatttatttgttgcttttacttttccttccaacttgctgaggcccccctggcccCCCCTcacggcccccactttgaaaaccactgctgtAGAGcactcctgaacacacacacacatcatcaataGCTTGGCTGTAGAGcactcctgaacacacacacacatcatcaataGCTTGGCTGTAGAGcactcctgaacacacacacacacatcatcaataGCTTGGCTGTAGAGcactcctgaacacacacacacacacatcatcaataTCTTGGCTGTAGAGcactcctgaacacacacacacacatcatcaataGCTTGGCTGTAGAGcactcctgaacacacacacacacatcatcaataGCTTGGCTGTAGAGcactcctgaacacacacacacattatcaataGCTTGGCTGTAGAGcactcctgaacacacacacacacatcatcaataGCTTCAATGGAAGAGcactcctgaacacacacacacacacacacacacacacatcatcaatgGCTTGGCTGTAGAGcactcctgaacacacacacacacatcatcaataGCTTGGCTGAAGAGcactcctgaacacacacacacacacacacatcatcaataGCTTGGCTGTAGAGcactcctgaacacacacacacacacatcatcaataGCTTGGCTGAAGAGCACCTGCTCTGGCTATCattgaaactagatgtacagcAGAGCGGTACACAATATGACGGCcacccagtcctgcacattctctccacaaaaataaatttcGCTTGACAATGTCTCcatctactccatcccctacttttgtgtatgtaaatgagtgtgtgcatagtgtgtgtgtgtgtgtgtgtggggggggaatgGGATGACAAGGAGATTGCTGATCCACGGAGCCGCTCAGTTAAATTAtgcccggtgtgtgtgtgtgtgtgactgtgtctttATTGGCAGGTGTCAGATGCCACTGGTGAGATGGCCGTGTCCTTGGTAACGGAGGAGAACCCGTTCCCCCAGAGCAGTCTCCTCTCAGACGAGTGCTTCATCCTCGACCACGGCAAGAGTGGACGGATCTTTGTCTGGAAAGGTACCAGAATAGTACACCGCTCCAATTGGCACATCTATAAAGCTCCTACTGTTCTGATTGGTCTATCTATAGAGCTCCTACTGCTCTGATTGGTATATAGATAAAGCTCCTACTGCTTAGAGCAGCTCCTACTGCTCTGATTGGTCTATAGATAAAGCTCCTACTGCTCTGATTGGTCTATAGAGCACCTACTGCTCTAATTGGTATATAGATAAAGCTCCTACTGCTCTGATTGGTCTATCTATAGAGCTCATACTGTTCTGATTGGTCTATAGATAAAGCTCCTACTGCTCTGATTGGTCCATCTGTAAAATATTGCACTGCTTTGATTGGTCCATCTGTGGCCAGACCTGTTTGTTGTCATGTTAACACAACACCAGTAACCCACATCTAATCACCTCACTTCCTGCTCTCTCCATGTGACATTTCCTATTCTGTCATGTCACTTcttgctctgctctgcttttGTCATTTCCTGCTTTTCTCCCTCCTGCTGCTCCCCAGGGCGTAATGCCAACCCCAATGAGCGCAAGGCAGCCATGAAGACGGCCGAGGGCTTCATCAAACAGATGGGTTACCCTGGCAACACCCAGGTGCCTCATGCATCATGCTTCACACACCCAAAACATACCACCCTTACCCAAAACATGCCACCCTTACCCAAAACATTCCATCCTCCCCGAAAACATTCCAACATCACCCAAAACATTCCAACATCACCCAAAACACATTACTATTTTGCCGATATCGTTCTAGTTTATCATTTTTGGTGTAAACAGCTCTTCATCCAGTGGactggagtttgtgtgtgtgtgtgtgtgtgtgtgtgtgtgtgtgtgtgtgtgtgtgtgtgtgtgtgtgagaagtggaTAAGTGACAGTCAATCAAGAAAAAAAACTCGTACACCATTATTTGCATTATTTTTAATTGAAAATTAAATAAAGGAAGTGTTTACTCCATCAAGCCAAGTGCTACCAGGTGAGGTGAACAAACGTTTCGGTCCTCAGACCTTCATCAGTGGCAACAGTGGATCAGTGAAAATGTGACTTTTCtgacagtactgtatgtgtgaatgctcTAACagtaacctcacacacacacacacagatcgcgGTGCTCCCTGAGGGAGGTGAGACGCCCATCTTCCAGCAGTTCTTTAAGAGCTGGCACTCACGGGAGCAGAGCGAGGGCTTCGGCCGCGTCTACGTCACCGAGCGCATCGCACGGATCCAGCAGGTGCCCTTCGACGCGTCCAAACTGCACGAATCCCAGCAGATGGCCGCACAGTACAACATGGTGGACGACGGCACGGGcgacacacaggtgtgtgtgtgtgtgtatgtgtgtgcgtgtgcgtgtgcgtgtgtgtgcgcgtgtgtttatCTCAGTCTCAGATCCatcctgaatgtgtgtgttgtgttgtcagaTCTGGAGAGTGGAGAgtagtgagcgtgtgtgtgtgtgtgtgtgtgtgtgtctcagaaccatcctgaatgtgtgtgttgtgttgtcagaTCTGGAGGGTGGAGAGTAGTGGTCGAGTGGCTATCGACCCAAAGGAGCAATGGCAGTTCTAATGGGAGACTGCTACATCATCCTCTACACCTACAAGAGGGGGCAGATCATCTACACCTGGTGAGATACAGTTTGGAATCTTCAATTATGATGAAGCTCACCTGGTGAGATACAGTTTGGAATCTTCAAATATGATGAAGCTCACCTGGTGAGATACAGTTTGGAATCTTCAAACATGATGAAGCTCACCTGGTGAGATACAGTTTGGAATCTTCAAATATGAAGAAGCTCACCTGGTGAGATACAGTTTGGAATCTTCAAACATGATGAAGCTCACCTGGTGAGATACAGTTTGGAATCTTCATGATGAAGCTCACCTGGTGAGATATAGTTTGGAATCTTCATGATGAAGCTCACCTGGTGAGATATAGTTTGGAGCTGGATTATTGTACCTATAAAAGCAACTGTTGAAGAAATAAATTGTGAACATAAAGATATACATAAaactgtgatgatgatgatgacgatgatgatgtgATAAaactgtgatgatgatgatgacagtgtgtgtgtgtgtgcctgcctgtgtgtgtgtgtgtgtgtgtgtgtgtgtgtgtgtgtgtgtgtgtgtgtgtgtgtgtgtgcatgcctgtgtgtgtgtgtgtgtgtgtaggcagggCTCCAGCAGTACTCGTGATGAGCTTACAGCTTCCGCCTTCCTCACTGTGGAACTGGACCGGTCACTGGGGGACAACGCGGTGCAggcaagccacacacacacacacacacacacacctttccacgCGCCACGCCACggtacacacacttgcactttccaccgcccagcacacacacacacacacacacacacacacacacacacacacacacctcccacacacacacacacacacacactcacatacacacactcacgcacacacacacacacacacgctccacacacacacacacacacacacacacgcacactcacactccgcatcacacacacacacacacacacacatcacacaccacacacacacacacgcacacacacacacacacacacacacactcacacacacacactcacacactcacacacacacactcacacactcactctacacTGTCATACTCATAACAGTTGGATGACGCAATTTAAGAATGGAACTAGATGCGTAGACAGTGGAACCCCGCTGTCCATAGGAGACGTGTTCTAAGAACTGTCGTGGCTAGCTGAGACCGTGGTCAGTAGTGGACACCATATATAACTTGTTTTTCATGTACAAACATGCCTGTTATATCCATAGCATATGCATTATATGACATAGGCAGCAACAACTAATATATAAAAACATtatggctggggcacctgcactgtacgccggcgaccactcacttcctgtcattctccactgtcctatcaaattaaaggcagaaaaagcccaaaaaaatatacttaaaaaaaccCCATTATGCTGTCATCAAAGGTGTGTGTAATGTTCTACTGTAATAAAGGTGCACTCCGAGGGAATAGGTTCTGATGTTTCGGTTTCTGCTTAATCCTGGGTAGAGCAATGCCACAGGGTTAATATCATCTCTGTCAGGTTCTGTCAGGTTTCAATTCATTACTTCTTTACTTCTTTCCTCCTTTGTAAGTGTACGTCCCACTAAGCATACGTCCTACTAAGAGTACATCCCACTAAGCGTACGTCCTACTAAGAATACATCCCACTAAGCGTACATCCCACTAAGCGTACATCCTACTAAGAGTACATCTCACTGAGCGTACATCCCACTAAGCGTACGTCCTACTAAGAGTACATCCCACTAAGCGTACGTCCCACTAAGAGTACATCCTACTAAGCATACGTCCTACTAAGAGTACATCCCACTAAGCGTACGTCCCACTAAGAGTACATCCTACTAAGCATACGTCCTACTAAGAGTACATCCCACTAAGTGTACGTCCTACTTATTGCTCCTCCTTTACTGTATACGTCCCCTCCCCTGCAATGATGCCTGCCCTGGATTGAACTATACTGCCCTCTTGTGGTGGCTCAAAGTATTGCAAGTGTGATGACAAATTAgtcaagatagatagatagatagatagatagatagatagatagatagatactgtagatagatagatagatagatagatactttattgatccccaaggggaactGGTTGTATGTATGAAAAAATTTAGAAAATCAACTGGTTGTATGTATGAAAAAATCTACCTCAGTGTCCAACTAATATGTGctatttacgtgtgtgtgtatgtgtgtgtgtgtgtgaatgtttatgtgtttggtgtttgttatgttatgaaactcacacactcactatctctctttctatctctccctcacacacacacacacacacacacacaggttagggTCACTCAGGGAAAAGAGCCGGCTCACCTGTTGAGTCTCTTTAAGAACAGACCCCTGGTGGTGTATCGGAGTGGTACGTCCCGTAAGGGGGGTCAGActgcccctccccccacacgCCTCTTCCAGGTGCGCCGCAACCTGGCCACCATCACGCGCATCGCTGAGgtaagactacacacacacgcacacacacacatgcacacacatatgcacacacacgcacacacacgcacacacatacacacacacacacacacacacacacacacacatatacacacacacacacacacatatacacacacacacacacacacacacacacacacacacacacacacactctcacacacacacacactctctctctctctcacacactctcactgttctgccctgctgtgttgtgtgttgtgcaggtGGAGGCGCGCGCGGGCAGCCTGAACTCCAACGACGCGTACCTGCTGCAGGTGaagggggggcagggggtgcTGTGGAGGGGCCGAGGGGccacacaggaggaggaggacggagCCACCTACCTCAGCCAGCTGCTGCACTGCTCcagcctcacacacatcacagaaggACACGAgacaggtgtgttgtgtgtgtgtgtgtgtgtgtgtgtgtgtgtacctcagcCAGCTGCTGCACTGCTCcagcctcacacacatcacagaaggacacgagacaggtgtgtgtgtgtgtgtgtgtgtatgtgtgtgtgtgtgtgtgtgtgtgtgtacctcagcCAGCTGCTGCACTGCTCcagcctcacacacatcacagaaggacacgagacaggtgtgtgtgtgtgtgtgtgtgtgtgtgtgtgtgtgtgtgtgtgtgtgtgtttgtgtgtgtgtgtctgtgtctgtgtgtgtgtgtgtgtgtgtgtgtgtgtgtgtgtgtgtgtgagtgtgtgtgtgtgtaagtgtgtcatGGTTGAGTTCTGGTGTGTGATTTCTACatataaatacagtatgtgtgtgtgtgtatgtgtgtaggggagTTCTGGTCTGCCCTGGGGGGTAAGGAGGAGTACCAGACGTCCGACCGGCTTGAGAGCCAGACGCTCACCCACCCGCCTCGTCTTTTCGCCTGCTCCAACAAAAGTGGCAAGTTTGTGGTAAGTATCagctcgcgcgcacacacacacacacacacacacacacacacacacacacacacacacacacacacacacacatacacacacacacacacacacacacagagacacaccacacacaccacacaccacacacacacacacacacacacacacacacacaccctacacaccacatacacacacacacacacacacacacagacacacacacacacacaccctacacaccacatacacacacacacacacacacacacacacacacacacacacacacacacacacacacacacatacacacacacacagacaccattaCTGTCACCCCACCCCAAACTGAtctgtttccatggcaacagatTGAGGAAGTGCCAGGCGAGTTGTCACAGGATGACCTGGCGGAGGACGATGTGATGCTGTTAGACGTCTGGGATCAGGTacttacccacaatgcacctgtGCAAATTTACAGGGTCACTCAGAGGGGTGGTGGAGCCAGGGGTAACTCAGAGGGGTGGTGGGGTAACTTGAGTTCTGAATTGTATACCAGTCATGAAAAGGAGAAGCCCAATTAGCATTAGCACCTAGCATTAGCCTTCCATTGACTTCCAGTCATTTCAATTAGCATTAGCCTTCCATTGATTTCCAATGATTTCCTTTAGCATTAGCCTTCCATTGATTTCTATTGATTTCCTTTAGCATTAGCcttccattgacttccattcatTTCAATTAGCATTACCCTTCCACCGACTACAATTCATTTTAATTAGGATTACCATTAGCATTAACATTGCActtccattgacttccattaATTTTATTTAGCATTAGCCTTCCACTGACTTCCATTCATTTCAGTTAGCATTAGCCTTCCATTGGCCTCCATTatttcagtttattttgacatcagATATCTTTATATGTGAAAAGCATGTGGACCTGACAATATAAAAACAGAGATGCTGAAACATAGCACCCCTGAGCTGCACATCTTAAAACTATTTAACCTTGTTCTCCTGGCCACTTTCCTGAGATCTGGAATAGGGGGCTTATATCCCTAATATTTAAGAGTGGAGATACATTCGATGCCAATAACTACAGAGGCATCTGTGTGAACAGTAACCTGGGGAAGGTTTTCTGCTGTATTCTAAACGCCCGTATACAGGCCTTCCTTATCAAGCACAATGTCTTGAGTAAAGGTTGGATTCTTGCCAAAACATAGAACCACTGACCACATTTACACCCTACACACCCTAATCAACACCCATGTTTTAcaaggaaaacaaaagaaaatatttgCATGCTTTGTAGACTTTAAAAAAGCTATCGACTCAATTTGGCACAATGGATTATTTTACTAAATTTTGCAAAGTGGTGTAGGGGGCAAAACCTATGATTTAATCAAATCTATTTATTTGGACAATAAAAATGCTGTAAAAATTGACAACAGCAGAACAGAATTCTTCCCTCAGGGGCGTGGGGTGAGACAGGGCTGTAGCTTGAGTCCAACTCTGTTCAATATCTACATCAATGAGTTAGGACTCACCCTAAAGAATACAGACATTCATTTCTGCTTTTTGCAGATGACctcaggcgcgcgggaacctatttttgaccaggggtgctgaataacaaaaataatggagttttagaaaagtcctgggcagccacaaattccaatgttctgcgacagcactccgagtccactgcgcccaccctaaccccacagaagcgcacttgacatcgttagcctatttcagtatagctaaaaaattacttttctgatcgtcaaaaccacaccagagatgttaggctttaaatataggctaaaatcaggctgcaatgatctccaaaaataatttctgaatagcctaaagtgtgtgtcgtctccacagcaagtatgTGTCCTAACAATTTTTTATCTTAGCGACTaggatagtgaaatgatttcactagctatgcatttattatttttgtaaaactgtaaaacacaattaaagtttctttcagcttatccatggtttttttgaatgtgtaaatcacatagaatatgtaggcctatatcaaccgtaggcctacacacttgatcgctatcacatagATAAAACTACGCTAtggttcttacagtaactgactcacgttcatGCCTATATTtgaacctatccataacccttttttgctatttgactcatcatttcacatgcaaaaatataactaatgtcagacagcgaattagtaattatttaaaaatatatataatatttttaaaaaatctatctcctgccagcagggggtgctgctgTCACCCTCAGAACAAGGACTACAGCGGCACCTAGATCTGCTAGAGCAATTCTGTCAGAACTGGGCCCTGACAGTCAATTTGGACAAAACAAAGATTGTAATATTCCAAAAGAAAGCAAGATCTCAGGCAGGCAGACACCTTTTCACTCTAGGAAACACCGCTCTAGAGCATTCTTTATGATTATCTAGGCCTGAAACTCAGTGCCTCAGGAAGCTTTGACCTTGCAGTAAATGTGCTAAATGATAAAGCTCGTAGAGCTCTCCATGCCATCAAAAGAAATTTCCATAAAATACAAATCCCAATTAAAATCTGGTGTAAAATATTCAACAGTGTAATAATGCCAATTGCATTATATGGATGCGaggtatggggtccactcagcaAGCTAGACTACACTAGATGGGACAAACATCCCACTGAATCCCTGCATGCAGAATTTATTAGAAACATTCTTAGAGTCCAAAGGAAAACACCAACaaatgcatgcagggcagaattaggcagaTTCCCATTGGCATTAAATATACAAAAGAAGATCTTTAAAATTCTGGATCCACCTAAATTCTAGTGACGAGAACACCACACAGTTTCAAGCATACAAAACCCAAGAGGTCAGCCCTAAAACCAGTCCCCTTTGCCAGTTGGTTCTGAAGTTAACTAATACTCTAACCCATTGATCTCAGACCAGCACTGCTTTTCAAAATCAGATCAAAGTAAAACAAATTATGAATCAAAGTAACCATAAATATCTGGAACATTGGGatgatcaaacaaaatcacaatcCAAATTAGAATGTTACTTGTCACTAAAACGAGATTATGAATTGGCAGAGTACCTCTCCACCGTCATAGATACAAAGCAGAGGCAGATTCTTACCAAGTACAGGCTAAGTGACCACAGCCTTGCCATAGAGAAAGGCCGGTACAAAAAATCATGGCTTCCCAAAGAGCAGCGGCTCTGTGGTCACTGTATGACTGGTGAGGTTGAAACAGAGATGCACTTTCTCCTATACTGTCCAAAGTTTGAACAGATTAGAAAAAGATATTTTTTACTAAAACCTTAAAGACTGTAATAAATTGGCCCACCTGCAAAATACATTACAGCTTGCCACGACATGAGGGACAGTGAGTCGGACACTTTGCCACAATGCCCGACCTAATGTCTGTACTTAATCCAATGTATTATAATCTGTATGCtgcccgtgtgtgtatgtgtgtgtgtgtgtgtgtgtgtgtgtgtgtggaaaaagagagagaaagtgaggataTACACGCAATTTTTCATGTTACTGTTTCCCTTAATGCTGTCAATGTTctaattgttatgctgttttaattgtgctttggcaacactgtacttacttacagtcatgctaataaagcaaccttgaattgaattgaattgaattgagagaaaaTGTCTCACAACTGACACATCTaacttcctcacacacacatgggatgGGGGGTAGTGATTGGCCATTAGTGATTTTTCAGGGGGATGGTGACTGGCCGTtactgtgtttttttgtgtgtgtagttgggGGTCAGGTCCCAGTTAGGGGGGTCAGAAATGGGCATCGCCAGGgagtgccccacacacacacacacacacgcacatcaccCATTcagctctttctgtgtgtgtatttgcctgatgtgtgtgtgagtgtctgatgtttgtgtgtgtgtctatttgtctgatgtgtgtgtgtgtgtgtgagtgtctgatgtttgtgtgtgcgtctatttgTCTAATGCGTGTGGGACTGTGGGTGTCTGTAACGTGTGtctcacaggtgtgtgtgtatttgtctttgtgtgtttgcatgtgtctgatgtgtgtgtgtgtgtgtgtgtgtgtgtgtgtgtctgtgtgcgtgtgtatttgtctgaTGTGTGTATGCTCTTTGGATTTAAATGTGCTTTTAAATTATAACCCAAACTCCCAATGTTAgccatatatgtgtgtttgtcagtaaCCAATGGAGATGTGGTCTATGTGTATcttacatgagtgtgtgtgtgtgtgtgtgtgtgtgtgtgtgtaattgtctgGAATGGAGATGTGGTCTATGTATcttacatgagtgtgtgttggtaacATGATTGTGTTGTGTGGTTGCAGCTGTTTGTATGGATTGGGAATGATGCTAATGAACTGGAGAAGACGGAATCACTGAAATCAGGTAAACAACTGTAATCAGGTAAACAACTGTAATCAGGTAAACAACCGAGTCAACATCCTCggccagaaaacaaacaaaccttgTTGATGACACGTCTCATTCCCCTGCCATCATTCATcagcagagaaacacacaacacgCTCTCTTAACACTCacctctcaacacacactcttttaaacacacactctttcacacactctctttaacACACCCTCGGAATCGTAGACCCAGGCTGCTGTTATGAGGCCGTTAGGCCCTGATCCCACTCTGCACACCGGGGATATGCACTCAAGGGTGTCTGGAggatcaatgtgtgtgtgtgtgtgtgtgtgtgtgctgctggggATGCTGAATGTGTCTGTTGTGTTCGTCCACAGTGAAggctcaatgtgtgtgtttgtgttgtgtgtgtttgtgttgtttgccCACAGCGAAGGCGTACATCGAGTCGGACCCATCGGGCCGGGACAAGGGCACGTCGGTGGTGGTGGTCAAGCAGGGGCACGAGCCGCCCACCTTCACCGGCTGGTTCCTGGCATGGGACGCCACACGCTGGGGCTCCGCCCACGCCACCCACGCCTCCACCAATCACGTCGCCCAGGCCCTAAAGTCACTTAACATGAaatagagcacacacacgcgcacacacacacacgcgcacacacacacacacacacacacacacacacgcgcgcacacacgctgGGGCTCCGACCACGCCGCCCAGGCCCTGGGGTCACTCAAGGTCAAATAGAGCAGGGCGCAGCTGCATGaggcatgggcacacacacacacacacacacacacacaggacgccTCGGGAATGCAGAGCCTTCTTTAAAGAGGCTGATCAGTTTAAACTGTTTTCATGggttttttatacttttattgCTGAAGCTTGAAAGTTAATATATAcagtaaaaatatataaaatacattttttaaaacataagattgttttttattttgtttccaATACAATTTTGTTTAAATTTAGTAACTGTAAACTGTATCCTCGCTTGCTCCATTAAAAAGAAAGAATATAAATGGGTGTGTATCAAGTTATTGGTAACCTGTGTTCCTATCTCAAGTGAGTTGTGTTTCAAACCATGTTCAAACCAAGAAGCCTCAGGAATCTTAATAGGCTCATTCGCAGTGCGGAGT from Alosa alosa isolate M-15738 ecotype Scorff River chromosome 20, AALO_Geno_1.1, whole genome shotgun sequence includes the following:
- the scin gene encoding LOW QUALITY PROTEIN: adseverin (The sequence of the model RefSeq protein was modified relative to this genomic sequence to represent the inferred CDS: inserted 1 base in 1 codon), with amino-acid sequence MVYHREFEQAGKGGGLQVWRIEKMEIVPVPQTLHGSFYVGDAYLVLRTIKQKDTQFYDLHYWLGNECTQDESTAAAIFTIQMDDYLGGRPVQYRELQGYESTTFTSYFRGGITYKAGGVASGFQHVVTNDLSARRLFHIKGRRVVRATEVPLDWKSFNKGDCFIIDLGAVIYQWCGSSCNKFERLKAAQVATGIRDNERNGRAQLVIVEEGSETDEVTKVLGKKPDLPEGDDNDDNVADISNRKMAKLYMVSDATGEMAVSLVTEENPFPQSSLLSDECFILDHGKSGRIFVWKGRNANPNERKAAMKTAEGFIKQMGYPGNTQIAVLPEGGETPIFQQFFKSWHSREQSEGFGRVYVTERIARIQQVPFDASKLHESQQMAAQYNMVDDGTGDTQIWRVESSGRVAIDPKEQWQFXMGDCYIILYTYKRGQIIYTWQGSSSTRDELTASAFLTVELDRSLGDNAVQVRVTQGKEPAHLLSLFKNRPLVVYRSGTSRKGGQTAPPPTRLFQVRRNLATITRIAEVEARAGSLNSNDAYLLQVKGGQGVLWRGRGATQEEEDGATYLSQLLHCSSLTHITEGHETGEFWSALGGKEEYQTSDRLESQTLTHPPRLFACSNKSGKFVIEEVPGELSQDDLAEDDVMLLDVWDQLFVWIGNDANELEKTESLKSAKAYIESDPSGRDKGTSVVVVKQGHEPPTFTGWFLAWDATRWGSAHATHASTNHVAQALKSLNMK